The DNA sequence TGTTCGAGCAGACGATCAGATCGAACTCGCCTTCAGGAATGTTTTCCGTGATGTCTGCGGCGATTGGTTTGTGTGCCGTTACATGGCTGCCGGTTTTTTTCACAAACTCCGGCACCACATGTAAGTACGCCTCGCGGTGAATCTCGGACCGTTCAAGGGCGGTGACCTCTGCGGTCATCCCCTCGCACTGATCCAGCACGCGTGCGATTGCGACTGTGACCGTTCCGGGTCCCGCGCCAACATCCAGAACTCTGATGTGATCGCGAATGAGTCCGTCGCGAATCAGTCTGACGAAAAACTCCGTGAACTCTGCAACGTATCCGGGCATCTGGTATGCCATGTAGGCGAGGACACTGTACCCGCCTTTGTACTGCACAACGCGGCGTTCGCCCTCCTTCCAGTACGAATCCTTCTGGGAGCTGACCGCATGACGGATTTTTTCGAGAACCGTCTCATCCCTCCATGGCTTTCCGGAGACCTTCTCTATGTACGAAAGTGTCAGAGCATCCAGCCGTTGATCAGTTCCGCGGTTTTTGATCAGATTGTCGAGCCGCTTCTCCTCCGCTTCCGTGAGAGCGTGCCGCTTTGGTAATGAATCCATAAATCAGAAAAGAGTTTATGCCAGCGGATGAATCGTACATCCGTCCGGCTCGGCCTCCACGTCAAGTTTCGTCCGCACTGCCTTTGATGAGACAATCCCGGAGTTTCCAGACGGATCACTAATGATCACCGTCACGGGAATCTCTGACTTTCTTGCCTGTTCAATATGTTCCAGCAACTCAATCGCGTTCCTCGTCTCCTCTCCTTCGCAGGAAAGAAGTGCACGCCGCACAGCGTCTTCCGCACGAAGGAGAATGCCTTCGATGTTGGAGACAAATCCGCTGCATGCAGGACCCGGACGGATGTTGATGCCGAACTCAGGGATATCGATCTCGCCCTGCATACTGCGGACGACGCGTGCATTCAGATCATCGGGTGTTTCCACCTTCATCTCCCAGCGGCACGGCTCGCGATCATTGAGCACCATCGTGTCGGTGACGCGGAAACCGCAGTCTGGACAGACACCGCTCAGCAGAAGAATATCGGAAAAATAGGGAATGTTTTCCGTATCATAAATATATTCGATATCCTTGCCGCAATCAGGGCAGGGGCCTGGAACAACCTGACGCATCGGGGTTTACATGCCTCCGATCTTCTCGCGGGAGATGCGAACGCCGGTCGGGGTGATGATGACATAGCGCTGGTCGCCAAGACCAATGATGTCGCCGTTCACGTCTTTGGAAACGGCACGGAGATCACCCATCACGCGGTCGAACATGATCTTGTCGAGTTTGAGTTTGGTGATGTCAACGATGACGATATTGTTATTGTAGACCTCGTCCTTGACACGCGGACAGTCTTTGATGTCAGCAATGGTTGCAACTTTTACATACATGACTGCCGGTTCGTCAGCGCCTGCGACTCCTTCGTAGGAGGCAAGGTCTAACTTCATGTAGTCATCTTCGGAAGGGGTGTCCTTCTTTGATCCGAAAACTCCGTCAAGAAATCCCATATGAAAAATAGTTTATTTGTTGTTTATTTAATGCTTTGTATGCCTGCGACTCAGAGTTCAAGATTCCAGAGTTCATCACCGATGTAATGCAGGTTCTTTGCGGCCTTGCCTTTCTCCAGCGCAATGATTCCTGCGGCATCGTAGAGGGGAATGACCACCGCAAGAGGTTTTCCGTGACTTTCATCCACGACGAGCGCAGGAAGTCCGGCACGGACATCGTCGGTGACCGAAACGACGCCCGGCCGCATGACGTCAGCGCCGTTGATCATGTACGGGACCGCGCCCATGTCAACAGAGATGCGTCTGCCGGAGAAGGGTCTGAGGACTGCACCGCGGAGGGTCGGGAACGCCCACTCCTCCTGTTCCATGACAAGCGGCTTCTTGTCGATGATATAGATGTTGAACTTGGACGCAGTCTCGGCAATCTCAATCATGGGGGCGTTGTAAAGCGCGGCATCTTCGCCGATACTTTCGCCGAGTTTTTTCATGAGTGATGAGAGCTGGCTCTTTTTTATTGCGTGACGTTTTTTGATCGTGAGTTCTACCATTTCTGCATATCTGTTTTGTCACGGAAAATTATAATGCTTCAGTTCTTCGTAGTGTTTTGTCTCTAATCATGCTCCGCCCACGGAACACACTGAACACGCGGAATAGGCACGAAAAAACATCACGGAGCAGACGTGAAAAATCACGGAAGACGAAAACAATTCAATCCCGTGCTGTTCATGTCTGCTCCGTGATGTTGAAATATTCTGTGTGTTCCCGCGAAGCGGTAAGCAGGCCGAAGGCATGCGTTCCGTTTTTCCATGGGCGACTTAACAATCACTCCTATATTACCAAAAAGTTGATCTCTTCTCAGCGTGATAATGAAAATAATGAATGATGCGTTGAGCTGCCGGACGATTGGTGTTGTCAGATCACCGTTCAAAGAGAAGGGCGACGCTCCGAGTCAGGGACGTCACACTGATGAGATAAGCATGATCGAGATAGCCCCCGAGTACCGTGACGGACTTGACGGCATTGCCGCGGGAGATGATCTCTTCATTCTCTGCTGGTTTGATCGGTCCGATCGAACGATTCTGAAGACCCGTAAACGAGGGGAGAACGAAGGCCCGCTTCGCGGCGTGTTTTCCACCCGCTCTCCTGCACGCCCCAATCCGATCGCGCTAACGCTCGTCAAACTTGTGGAAATATCCGGCGGCACACTTCGGGTTCGTGGGCTTGAAGCGTTAGACGGCACGCCGGTTATTGACATCAAACCTTACTCAGCAGGAATCGATACGCCGCGTGAGTCGTGATCGTATCCCCCCGGCTTTCCGCGGACTGAAATACAATCAATGACAAACATTGGTTATCAGCCTGATGAATGCGGAGGTAACTACCCCTACGCTATCTTTATGTGGGAATGAAACGAATACATTAAGCACTCTTCCATGAGTCCGTAGGACTCGTGAGATGTTTCGTCCCTTTCGGGGCGGAACTCTACCTGATGAGACAAACGAGGTATCCTTATGACAAAGAGACCGCTTGAAATTTTAGATCAGGTCCTTAACCGCCAGCCGGTGATTATTTCACTGAAAGGCGGGAGGGAGATCCGCGGGGTTCTCCAGGGCTACGACGTTCACATGAACCTGGTTCTTGACAAGGCTGAGGAAGAAGGAGAGAAGGGTACTGTCCAGCTTGGAACGCTTATCGTTCGCGGCGACAATGTTATCTACATCTCTCCGTCTGTAGAATAAACTTGAGGTGAATTACAACAATGACAAAAGGCACGCCATCAATGGGTCTGCGGAACAAGCACTCCCACATCATCTGCCGCCGCTGCGGAAAACAGTCCTTCCACGCCCGGCACGGTGTTTGTTCCTCGTGCGGATTTGGCAAGAGCGCTAAGATCCGCGGGTACAGCTGGACGAAAAAAGCAGCAGATAACTAAAAAGGTTGTTGTATGAGTGGTATTGCCGGCATCGTCGATTCTCGCGGTGTCGCCTACCCCCTATATTATGCTCTGCATGCCCTCCAGCATCGAGGCCAGGAGGCAGCAGGCATATCTACTTTTGACGGGAAGGACTTGTCTTTGTACAAGGGTCCCGGACAACTTTCCGAAGTGTTTAACGAGTCTATTCTGGCGAAACTATCTGGCAATGTCGGAATCGGTCAGGTTCTGTACACACAGAAGGCTCATCGCGGGAGACCGGAAAATATCCAGCCGCTGAAATTTTCTTTTCAGGGTCATGTGCTGTCGATTACGGTAAGCGCTGCGCTGGTGCAGGACAACCGCGAGGCTCTTCGGACTGAGTATGAGGGGAAGGGACACATCTTTTCGACGACCACTAACGCTGAGCTGATTGCAGCGATGATCGCTCATGAGCTCATTTCTGGAAAGAATGCAGAGGACTCGTTTGTCAATGCGATCCGGCGGCTGAAAGGAGCCTACGCCGGTGTTGCAATTCTTGACGGTGTTTTGTACGCGTTCCGTGATCCTCTCGGAACCAAACCGCTCTGTCTTGGCGAGTTTGCCACCGGCTACATCGTTGCCTCGGAAAGTGTTGCGATCGATACACTTTCCGGAGATTTCATCCGCGATGTTGTGCCCGGAGAACTTGTCATTGTGACCGAGGAAGGCGTTTCCGCCCGTCAGGTGCTCAAAGCTGATCATCATGCGTTCTGTGTATTTGAGTATGTCTACACTGCACGACCCGACTCGGTTATCGATGGTGTTCTGGTGTACGATGCCCGCAGAAAGATCGGTGAGAAACTTGCGAAGTATCCGGTCAAGGCTGATCTTGTCTCGCCGGTGCCGGACTCGGGCACGGCATTTGCCACAGGATTTGCTGATGTGTCCGGCATTCCGTACATGGAAGGTCTCTTGAAGAACCGGTATGTCGGACGAACGTTCATCATGCCGGCACAGAGTCTTCGCGAGAATGCGGTGCGGATGAAACTCAATCCGGTCCGCAGACATGTCGAGAACAAGTCTGTTGTTTTAGTGGATGACAGTATTGTCCGCGGCACCACATCGCTCAGGATCGTTGAGATGGTCCGTGACTTTGGTGCGAAAGAGGTCCATATGCGTATCGGCTCCACCCCGATTATTGCGCCCTGCTACTTCGGCGTGGACCTACCGACCCGCGATGAGCTGATTGCGAACGGTCGGAGCACTGAAGAAATCCGAAAGATGATTCATGCAACAACGCTTGAGTACGTCTCTGAAGAGGATCTTGTGGACTCCATCGGCATCCCGGGCGAGGACCTCTGCATGGCCTGTGCCTGCGGAAAGTATCCGCTTGAAATTCCGGGCGAACCCTGCTGTGCGTGCCGCAGGGTGTATCCGGCAGAAGATAACTGACCGGTATTTTTGTCCGGTTTCCTATTTTTTCAGTACAATTGTAATTCCGCGAAAATATTTTGTCGATAGATGTGTGCTGGTGAAATGGGTTTTGTTTCGAGAAAAAAACACGGATAATATTATGCCTGTATGATGTCGTGAAAGTATTTCCTCACGATTGTTTCTGGTATCACAAAAAATCATCATCACGGAATTCACAAGTAATGCGATATTCCAGTGATGTTTTCGTCTGCTTTGTGAGCTCAAAGTGCCGAACTTTTTTTCGGAAAAAATAGGGCTGACATATCGACTCCCTCATGTTCCAGCAACATCGCTTTTGTCCCGACACCACCGGCGTAGCCTGTCAAATTGCCGCTGGTTCCCACTACCCGATGACAGGGAATGATAATGGAGATTGGATTATGCCCCACCGCTCCACCAACCGCCTGACTGGACATTCGTTCTTTTCCCAGCCTATTTGCCATTTTTTTGGCAATTTCTCCGTACGTGATCACCTCTCCATATGGAATTTCACACAAAATATCCCACACTTCCTGCCTGAATTCTCCGCCGTGAGGACGAAGGGACAGCTCCGAAACCAGAGGTTTCTCTCCGGAAAAATATCTGTCCAGCCATCTCTTCGTAGAGACAAAGATTGGGAGTTCATTCTTTTCCGTCATTTTATCGGGGATGGTATCGCCAAAATACTTTTGCCCCTCAATCCAAAGTCCCACAAGATCTTCCCCGTCGCTGGCAAGGGTTAGTGTTCCGACTGGTGTCAGATGCTTTGTTGAATAGTACATAGTAATTTCCTCTATAAGATGTTTCAAAAACTCTCAGCGGCATAAATGTGCCACTGTCTTCGTGATGCGGTTATCTGAATTATTTCCTTGTGAGATGAAAAATGTGATGCTTTTTTTCTCTCCCACATCTGTTGCAAGAAACCTCTCGGTTCAACCAATAATTCGTGTAGCAATCTCTGTCAGGATCTCAATGTCGTGAATTTCCATGGTGGACCCAGTCTCCGTCTGGTTTAGGCAGGATGAATGATAGGCGCGAAAAACACGGTATCTTGATTACGGCACAACACCTTTCTACTTAGTATCATGATTACGGTACTGTCCGGCGGAACCGGCACACCGAAACTCATCCGCGGACTCCGTCAGATTCTGCGTGACAACGAGATCACGGTCGTGGTCAACACGGCCGAAGATATGTGGATGTCGGGCCTCTACGTTTCGCCTGACATTGATACCGTGCAGTATCTTTTCTCCGGCCTTCTGAACACCGACTCGTGGTGGGGCATCAGGGGCGACTCGTTTGAGACGTTTCATGCGATGGAAAAACTTGGCTACACCGAACCTCTCCCGCTCGGTGACAAGGATCGTGCGACCAATGTCTGCCGTGCCGAGTTCCTCAGGCAGGGGATGACGCTCACCGAGGCAACGGAAAAAATTGCCAGAGGCTACGGGGTGCAGGCAGCGATTCTGCCGATGTCTGATCAGGAGGTGACAACCTACGTCAGAACCGAGGACGGTAGCCTCATGCATTATCAGGAGTACTGGGTTGGCAGGCGCGGTAATGTGCCGATCACCGAAATCGTCCGAAAGACTGCGGGCAACGCCCCGCTCACAGCAACTCCTGAGGTCATCGCCGCAATTGAAAACAGCGACGGCGTTATCATCGGCCCGTCCAATCCGGTGACCAGCATCGGCCCGATTCTTGAGTGTGCGGGAGTGCGTGAAGCTCTCGCACCAAAGTTCACGATCGCTGTAAGTCCATTCATCGGCAACCGTCCGTTCAGCGGTCCGGCAGCCGCCCTCATGCGTGCGTGGGGACATGAGCCAACCTCCTACGGCACATGGCAGGTCTACAAAGACTGCGTCAGCATGTTTATTCAGGACACCCGCGACACCGATATCGAAGTCCCGGGCGCTCACCGGCTCGATACCATGATGACAAATGAAAAGAAGGCCGAGTCCCTTGCATGGGATTTGCTCTCATACTTCCCACGAAAATAAATTGATTCGATGCTGGATGAGATCTTGAAACGCGAATCGCAGGCCGAAGGCATGCGATTTTTTATTCGCGTTTCAAAATTTCGTTTCAAAAAAAAGAATTTTTTTAAAATTTTTTCTTAGCGATCAGATCAATCTAAAATAAATTATTTTAGTAGTTTTCGAAAATCGCGATTGGCGATTTTTTATTCGCGCTATTCGTGCTATTCGTGTTTCAAAATTTCGCGTTTCAAAAAAAATATTTTTTATCTTGCCCGCACACGGAACTCGTGTGCCGCAGCCTTCGGGTCGGCAGCCTCATAGATCGCACGACCAACGATGATGCCGTCCACATATTTTTTCACGTCTTCAGGTTGTGCTCCCTGAGCACCAACACCTGGCGAATAAATTTTCATCGAAGAGCCGATGATGCCGCGAAGAGTTGCCGTCCGCTCGGGCCGCGTTGCCGGAGCAATGATGCCGTCAGCCCCTGCAGCCTTTGCCATCCGTGCCATCCTCTCTGCATTCTCTCCTGAGAGGAAGTCAAGAGCTCCCGGATGACTCATCTCGCAGACCACAAAGCAGACGCCGCCGTGATCATGTGATGCGTCCACACATGCCGCAAGTGAGTCTGACCCGCAGAACGCATGCGTAATGATGCCTGCACATCCTGCACCGAACACCTCTTCACAGATGAGGGAGTTGGTGTTTGGAATGTCAGCCACCTTGAAGTCTGCGATGATTGGAATCTCTGACTTTGCGAGATCCTTCACGATCCCAAGGCCGGTTGAAAGCACCAGCGGATAGCCTATCTTGATCGCATCAAGCTCGCCCGCGCAGGCAGCTGCCACGCGAACCGCCTCGGCCTTTCCCTTCACATCCAGTGCGAGAAGAAGATCCGCCATTTATTTTTTCTCCAGCCGCTCGAGCGTTGCCGTTGCAAGAATCGGCAGCGTAATCGTCGCATCGCCGTAGACCGTGACACCGATACCGCCCTCGCCGATCTTTCCCCAGGACTTTGCCTCATCCAGCGTCGCCCCGGACAGTCCACCGAGGTCGGGCCGGTCACCGGTCAGCTGCACAACATAGGTGAACGCATTTTCCGTCATCAGCATCGTCTGCAGCGTGAAGTTCTTGGGAACACCGCCGCCCACAAGAACAGCTCCCGCCTTCTTCACATTGAATGCTGTGTTCATCAGCTCATGCATATCGCCGATCGCATCAAGAATTGTCTTCTTGTGGAACTGGGAAAACATCCAGTACTGAAGTCCTAAGACTGAGTCTTGAAACGCCGGACAGTAGACAGGAATCTCATGCTTTGCTGCGGTCGCAAGAATTCCTGTGTCGAGTTGCTCGCCTATTACCCGCAGGAGTTTGCTGATCGTGATCGGCTGTTCCGGTAGACCGGTGTAGACATCCTGAATGAAATCCTCCAGTTCCTCGTAGGCTTCGTTGGGGAGGAAGATATCATAGATACGGTTGATCTCCTCTTTTCTCAGTTCAATGTCATCGCACTCGGCGTTCCCATGGTAGTGGTGGCAGCCGATTGCCTCGATTAAATCATGTGTGAGGTTTGCACCGGTCGAAGTAAGAACATCGATGTGTCCCTTTTCGATCAGAGTTGAGACGATGCCGCCCATTCCTGCCGGAACCATTGCGCCGGACAGACCGAAGAACTTCGTCATGTCCGGGTCGGTGAGCATTTTTTCATAGACATCGACCGCGTGGAAGAGGCTGCCGCCGTTGTAAGCTCCCGCACCTCCCATCTCGGAAACGAGTTCGTTCACCGTCATGCCTGCACGGGGAATGAACTGCTTTACCGGATCATTACAGTGTTTGTGCATTGTATTGTGTACCTGCCTAAAGCGAATAACATACAATTTGGCGAGCGTGAGCAATAAGATATTGGAAAACAGTTATGGGTGTGGTGAGGGCAGCAGTATCCACACTGCTTTGTACTCCACATCCCCCACCTAGCTATACTATTTGCGTTAACAACTTTTAATCTTGCCGTCTCTGCCCTTGATGAATCCCTGTTTGCGGAGATCATTGAGAACGCCTGAGAGATAATCTGCGGAGAGGTCAAAGGAGATGGCGTCAGTAGTGTCGCCGAGAGGAAACGCTGGTGCATCAAATGCTTTCAGCAGTGCTTCTTCCGTTGTGACACCGTCCACGATAAGTTCGTGAATTTTTGCGATAAGTGCCTGTTTGAAGAATATTGCGTCCACAAACCGTCCTGCGTCATCGTCGTCGACGTCAAGGTGTTCGAGGACATCTCCCAGATCATCGATGCCTGAGGTGAGTATGATCTCTGGGCCGATGGTGACCACGTAGCCTGTCGTCGAGGAAGTGCGTATGTGGCTGGTAATACCTGAGTCATCCAGGTCTTCGGGGGCGATTCCGCCAAGATCACTGTAGGCGTACATGACGCGCATCTCTTTTGGCTCTTTGATGCCGGTGAGTGTGTACTCTGGTGTTTCTCCTGCGACGCTTAAGAGTTCGTTGTCCTCAAGGGTTCCGAGGATCATGAGGGAGTTGACGAACTTTTCTGTTGCGGTCTTCTGGATGTCATCGTTTCCGTTTGCTTCGATGGTCTCCAGCTGTGCAAGAAGCTGTGAGGGTGTTGCATCAGTTAAGACGTCGCCGACTTTGTGTTCCGCAAAAAATTCGGTGAGGGTTTTTTCGCGACTGAGGAGATCTGTTTTGATCTCTGAGAGTTCGCTGTCCTCTTCTTTGGCGATGATGGTGTCGATAAGTGCGGTAAATGCTGCAATGGTTCCTTCGAAGTAGGGGGTTCCGGAGAAGAGGTGCTCAACTGATATGCGGGCTGAGCAGTCCTTCTCCTTGAGATATTTCTGAAACTCTGCGGCGTCCTCCCGCGAGTAGAATGTGATCTTTTCCTCAAGCGTCATGGTTGTAGTATCTTTTTGATGCGGAAGGGGTTAT is a window from the Methanorbis rubei genome containing:
- the cofD gene encoding 2-phospho-L-lactate transferase, producing MITVLSGGTGTPKLIRGLRQILRDNEITVVVNTAEDMWMSGLYVSPDIDTVQYLFSGLLNTDSWWGIRGDSFETFHAMEKLGYTEPLPLGDKDRATNVCRAEFLRQGMTLTEATEKIARGYGVQAAILPMSDQEVTTYVRTEDGSLMHYQEYWVGRRGNVPITEIVRKTAGNAPLTATPEVIAAIENSDGVIIGPSNPVTSIGPILECAGVREALAPKFTIAVSPFIGNRPFSGPAAALMRAWGHEPTSYGTWQVYKDCVSMFIQDTRDTDIEVPGAHRLDTMMTNEKKAESLAWDLLSYFPRK
- the tsaA gene encoding tRNA (N6-threonylcarbamoyladenosine(37)-N6)-methyltransferase TrmO codes for the protein MNDALSCRTIGVVRSPFKEKGDAPSQGRHTDEISMIEIAPEYRDGLDGIAAGDDLFILCWFDRSDRTILKTRKRGENEGPLRGVFSTRSPARPNPIALTLVKLVEISGGTLRVRGLEALDGTPVIDIKPYSAGIDTPRES
- a CDS encoding deoxyhypusine synthase; translated protein: MHKHCNDPVKQFIPRAGMTVNELVSEMGGAGAYNGGSLFHAVDVYEKMLTDPDMTKFFGLSGAMVPAGMGGIVSTLIEKGHIDVLTSTGANLTHDLIEAIGCHHYHGNAECDDIELRKEEINRIYDIFLPNEAYEELEDFIQDVYTGLPEQPITISKLLRVIGEQLDTGILATAAKHEIPVYCPAFQDSVLGLQYWMFSQFHKKTILDAIGDMHELMNTAFNVKKAGAVLVGGGVPKNFTLQTMLMTENAFTYVVQLTGDRPDLGGLSGATLDEAKSWGKIGEGGIGVTVYGDATITLPILATATLERLEKK
- the purF gene encoding amidophosphoribosyltransferase; this translates as MSGIAGIVDSRGVAYPLYYALHALQHRGQEAAGISTFDGKDLSLYKGPGQLSEVFNESILAKLSGNVGIGQVLYTQKAHRGRPENIQPLKFSFQGHVLSITVSAALVQDNREALRTEYEGKGHIFSTTTNAELIAAMIAHELISGKNAEDSFVNAIRRLKGAYAGVAILDGVLYAFRDPLGTKPLCLGEFATGYIVASESVAIDTLSGDFIRDVVPGELVIVTEEGVSARQVLKADHHAFCVFEYVYTARPDSVIDGVLVYDARRKIGEKLAKYPVKADLVSPVPDSGTAFATGFADVSGIPYMEGLLKNRYVGRTFIMPAQSLRENAVRMKLNPVRRHVENKSVVLVDDSIVRGTTSLRIVEMVRDFGAKEVHMRIGSTPIIAPCYFGVDLPTRDELIANGRSTEEIRKMIHATTLEYVSEEDLVDSIGIPGEDLCMACACGKYPLEIPGEPCCACRRVYPAEDN
- the pyrF gene encoding orotidine-5'-phosphate decarboxylase — translated: MADLLLALDVKGKAEAVRVAAACAGELDAIKIGYPLVLSTGLGIVKDLAKSEIPIIADFKVADIPNTNSLICEEVFGAGCAGIITHAFCGSDSLAACVDASHDHGGVCFVVCEMSHPGALDFLSGENAERMARMAKAAGADGIIAPATRPERTATLRGIIGSSMKIYSPGVGAQGAQPEDVKKYVDGIIVGRAIYEAADPKAAAHEFRVRAR
- a CDS encoding 50S ribosomal protein L37e, with protein sequence MTKGTPSMGLRNKHSHIICRRCGKQSFHARHGVCSSCGFGKSAKIRGYSWTKKAADN
- a CDS encoding cell division protein SepF, whose amino-acid sequence is MGFLDGVFGSKKDTPSEDDYMKLDLASYEGVAGADEPAVMYVKVATIADIKDCPRVKDEVYNNNIVIVDITKLKLDKIMFDRVMGDLRAVSKDVNGDIIGLGDQRYVIITPTGVRISREKIGGM
- a CDS encoding ZPR1 zinc finger domain-containing protein: MRQVVPGPCPDCGKDIEYIYDTENIPYFSDILLLSGVCPDCGFRVTDTMVLNDREPCRWEMKVETPDDLNARVVRSMQGEIDIPEFGINIRPGPACSGFVSNIEGILLRAEDAVRRALLSCEGEETRNAIELLEHIEQARKSEIPVTVIISDPSGNSGIVSSKAVRTKLDVEAEPDGCTIHPLA
- a CDS encoding RNA-binding protein gives rise to the protein MVELTIKKRHAIKKSQLSSLMKKLGESIGEDAALYNAPMIEIAETASKFNIYIIDKKPLVMEQEEWAFPTLRGAVLRPFSGRRISVDMGAVPYMINGADVMRPGVVSVTDDVRAGLPALVVDESHGKPLAVVIPLYDAAGIIALEKGKAAKNLHYIGDELWNLEL
- a CDS encoding LSM domain-containing protein yields the protein MTKRPLEILDQVLNRQPVIISLKGGREIRGVLQGYDVHMNLVLDKAEEEGEKGTVQLGTLIVRGDNVIYISPSVE
- a CDS encoding methylated-DNA--[protein]-cysteine S-methyltransferase produces the protein MYYSTKHLTPVGTLTLASDGEDLVGLWIEGQKYFGDTIPDKMTEKNELPIFVSTKRWLDRYFSGEKPLVSELSLRPHGGEFRQEVWDILCEIPYGEVITYGEIAKKMANRLGKERMSSQAVGGAVGHNPISIIIPCHRVVGTSGNLTGYAGGVGTKAMLLEHEGVDMSALFFPKKSSAL